Genomic window (Deltaproteobacteria bacterium):
CGGGACGAGGGGGATTTGAATAGAAAGGCTCCCTGCCGGCGCAGGAGAGAGGCGAGCGAAAGGTATGGGTGAGGAAGGCACAGAGGCGATGGGCGGGACCGGCGGCGTATCGGTCGTCATACCGGTCTACAACGAAGAGGAGAGCATACAGCCCCTCTACGAAGAGCTCACCGCCGTGCTTGCGACCCTGGGCAGGCCCTACGAGATCGTCTTCGTCGACGACGGCAGCCGCGATGCTTCGCTTGAGAGGCTCGAGGAGATACAGCGCCGCGACGGGCGCGTGGTGGTCGTCTCCCTGAGGCGCAACTTCGGGCAGACGGCGGCCATGGCCGCGGGCTTCGAGTACGCCAGGGGCGATATCATCGTCACCATGGACGCCGACCTCCAGAACGACCCGCGCGACATACCGGCGCTCCTTGAAAAGACGGACCGCTACGACGTGGTGAGCGGCTGGCGAAAACAGAGAAAGGACAGGTTCCTCACAAGGAGGCTGCCGTCTATTGCGGCCAACCGCCTCATATCCAAGGTGACGGGCGTAAAGCTCCACGACTACGGCTGCACGCTCAAGGCCTACCGAAGCGATGTGGTGAAGAACATCCGCCTCTACGGCGAGATGCACCGCTTCATCCCGGCCATCGCGACCTGGTACGGCGCCACGGTGACCGAGGTGGAGACCAACCACCGGCCGCGGCGTTTCGGCTCGTCCAAGTACGGGCTGTCGAGGACCGTGCGCGTGCTGCTCGACCTGCTGACCGTAAAGTTCCTCCAGAGCTTTTCAACACGGCCCATCCACGCCTTCGGCCCCGCCGGGCTTGTCCTCGCCTCGGCCGGCACGGCCATAGGCGTATACCTGAGCTTTCTCAAGATATTCCGCCACGAGGACATCGGCACGCGGCCGCTTCTGCTGCTCGCCATACTGCTGCTCATCCTGGGGGTGCAGATCATAGTGATGGGACTTCTCGGCGAAATGCTCGCCAGGACCTACCACGAGTCGCAGAATAAAAAGATATTCGTTGTGAGAAAGGTCCTGGGGAGAGGATGAAGAAGGCGCTGACCACACTCGTCAAGGTGGCCGTGAGCGGCACCATCATGTTCTTTCTGCTGCGCTCCGTTGACACCGGGAAGTTCTGGGAGATGCTGCGGGCCACGAGCCCGGCGGCCATAGCCGCCTCGGCGCTCATATACACGGGACTCCAGTGCGTGACCACCTACAGGTGGTCCGTCATCCTCGGAAAAGACATGACCGTACCGTACCCCAAACTCTTCTCCATATACTTCATCGGCATGTTCTTCAACAACTTCCTGCCCACGCTGGTGGGCGGCGACGTCATCAAGGGCTACTACCTCTACAAGCTCACGGGCCGCGGCGGCCCGGCCCTGGCCTCCATATTCATGGACCGCTACTCGGGCTTCACGGCCCTCATGTTCATAACCTTTCTCGCCCTCTTTCCGGGCTATCCCCTCATCAAGGGGACCGGTCTCGCCCTCTTCTTCGCGCTCCTTCTCGGCGGCTACGTGCTCGTAAGCCTCGTGCTCTGGACAGACAGGCTCCACGGCCGGGCCATGTCCGTCCTCGCGCGCATCCGCTTCTACGGCATAAACGAGAAGATCGACAAGTTTTACAGGGTCCTCATGAGCTACAGGAGCGAACGCGCCATACTGGCCAAGGTCTTCGCCTTCTCGCTCATCGTGCAGGGCGGGGTGATCATCGGCTACTACGTGCTCGCAAGGGGCATGGGCATGGAGGTGTCGCTGGCCCACTTCTTCCTCTACATACCGCTCACAACGGCGGCCTCCATGGTGCCCATATCGCTTGCGGGACTGGGCATAAGGGAAGGTGTCTTCGTCTTCCTCTTCACCAAGGCCGGGGCAAGCGTCGAGGAGGCCCTGGGACTCTCGCTTCTCTGGTTCGCCATCATGGTCGCCGTGAGCCTCATAGGCGGCATAGAGTATATTCGACTGGGCGCGGTAAAAGACGTAAAACTGGAAAACTGATCCCTCACATTGATTACCCTGGGGGAAACTTTCTGAAGAAAGTTTCCCCCAGACCCCCTTCAAAGACTTTCAATACGAGTTGGTTTCCCCCTGTTTTGCCTGGCGAAACAGGGGGAAACCAACTCGCATTAAAAGTTTTTGGAGGGAGTCTGAGGGAACCTTTTTTCAAAAAGGTTCCCTCATGGAAACGACGCAAGGAGGTGTTTTTGATGGAGGTGAAGGAGGAGCTTCTGAAGATACTGGTCTGTCCCAGGTGCAAGGGCGAGGTGGTTTTGAGCGAAGGGGACGGCGGGCTCGTGTGTCGTGTCTGCTCGCTCGTCTATCCCGTTAAGGACGGCATACCGGTCATGATCGAGGAGGAGGCGCGGCGTCTCGGCGGGGGCTGAGGGGGTAGCGGCCGGGATGATTGCGCGGGGAGGGGACCGGGAGATGGAGGGGCTTTCGGTTACCATAATAACGCTCAACGAGGAGGAGGATATCGGCGCCTGTCTCGACAGCGTGGCCTGGGCCGACGAGGTGATAGTATCCGATTCGGGCAGCACGGACCGCACCGTCGAGATCTGCCGCGAGCGGGGCGCGCGCGTGTGGCGGGACCGCTGGCTCGGCTACGGCGCGCAGAAGAACCTCTGCCAGTCGAGGGCCTCCCACCGCTGGATCCTCAACGTCGACGCCGACGAACGGGTGACCCCCGAGCTCAGGGAAGAGATAGCGGCCGTGCTCAGGGGCGACAGGGGCGGCTTCGACGGCTACTACATACCGCGCAGGAACTACTTCGGCCGCCGCTGGGTGCGCCGCTGCGGCTGGTATCCCGACCACACGCTGCGGCTCTACCGCAAGGACCGCGGCGCCTACGCCGAGGAGAACGCCCCCCACGAGTCGGTGGTCGTCGAGGGAAGGGCGGGATACCTCGACGGCGCCCTGGAGCACTACTCCTACAGCGACGTCTCCGACTACATCCGAAGGCTCGACCGCTACTCGACGGCCGCGGCCCGTGACCTCCACGGCCGCGGCAGAAGGGCGGGGCTTGTGGACCTCGCGCTCAGGCCGCCGCTCGCCTTCCTCAAGTCCTACGTGCTGCGCCTGGGCTTTCTCGAAGGGGCGCTGGGGCTCACGCTCGCAAGGCTCGCGGCCGCCTATACCCATGCCAAGTACGCAAAGCTGCTGGAGATGGAGAAGGGGGGGCTGTGAGGGAGAGGGAGGGCGCAAGGGGCGAGGCGGGCGGAAAGAGGCGGGCGCGGGAGGAGTTCGGCGGCGTAAGGGCCGTGCTGGTCATGAAGTTCCGCCACATAGGCGACGTGCTCCTCACGGTGCCCACGCTTCGGGCCCTGCGCGAGAACTTTCCCGGCGCCCGGATAAGCGTCCTCGTAAACGCCGGCACCGAGGCGGTGCTCGCTGGCAACCCCCTGATCGACGAGGTCCTGGTCTACGAGAGGTCCGTAAAGGAGAAGGGGCCCGTGGGGCGGCTGCGCGGCGAGCTGGGGCTGCTCGGCGAGCTTCGGCGCAGGCGCTTCGACATGGCCGTGGACCTCACCGGCGGTGATCGGCCGGCGCTTCTCGGCCTCCTCTGCGGCGCGCGCTACCGTCTCGGCGCCGACCCCCGGGGCGGAGGCTTCGCCGGAAAACGCTTCCTCTATACTCACCTGGCCCCCTACGCCGGAGCCATGACCCACACGGTGCTGCGCGACCTGTCGGTCGTGCGGAGCTTCGGCCTCTCCACGGCCGACCTCTCGGTCTCCATCCATCCCTCGAGGGCCGACGAAGAGGCCGTGGAGGGGCTTTTGAAGGAGGGGGGAGTGGCCCCGGACGAGCCCTTCGTCCACGTCCACCCCACGTCGCGCTGGTTCTTTAAGTGTTGGACAAACAAGGGGATGGCTGATATAATGGACAGACTTCAGCGCGCCGGAGTCAGGGCCGTCGTGACGGCGGCCCCTGACGCGACGGAACTCTCCATGGTGCGCTCCATAAAGGAGCAGATGGGGACGCGGCCCGTGGACCTCTCGGGCAGGCTCAGCCTCAGGCAGCTCGCCGGCTTAAGCAGGCGGGCCGTTGTTTTTTTCGGGGTCGACACGGCGCCCATGCACATGGCCGCGGCCGCGGGAACGCCGGTGGTGGCGCTCTTCGGTCCCAGCGGCGCTTTCGACTGGGGGCCCTGGGACGGCGGCAAGGCCTCGGAGCTCGCGGCTTCCCCGGGCGCGGCCTTTACCACGCCATACGGCTCAAGGAGCGGCAATCAAGGCTTCGGGCCCCACAGGGTGGTGCAGAAGCCCTGGGAATGCGTGCCCTGCGGCCGGGAGGGCTGCGAGCGCAGCGGCCGAAGCGAGTGTCTCGAAGGACTGACCGCCGACGAGGTCTGGCCTGTGCTCGAAGAGAGGGTCGAGGCTGCGCTTAGACGGCTGTGAGGGGAGGGCCGCCGCCGTACCGGCCGCGGCCCTTCGATATTCTCGGATGGCCAAGCTGCACCACAGGCTCATAAGGCGCGTCTTCTCGGCCCTTGCGCGACGCGACGGACCGGCGCCGCCCTTCGACGCCAGGCGGGCAAGGCGGCTTCTCGTGGTGAACACCACGGCCGTCGGCGACACCCTCATCTCCACGCCGGCCCTGCGGGCCCTGAAAAAGGGTTTCGACGGCGCATCGCTCACGGTCCTTGCAAGCGCGGCGGCGGCGGCGGTGCTCGGCGCCAACCCCTACGTGGACTCCATCATAGTCCATCCGGGCCGGGTGAACCTCCGGTACCTGGCCGCTGTGCCGGGGCTCGTGCGCAGGCTCAGGCGCGGCCGCTTCGACCTCGTCGTCGTGCTCCACGGAAACGACCCCGACACCGGTCCCCTCGTCTATCTTACCGGCGCGCCATGGAGGCTGGGACCGGCGCAACAGGAGTTTTCCTTTCTCTACACCATGCACATGGGCGAAAAAGGAGCCCATGTGCACGAGGTGGACTGGCGGCTCGACTCGCTGGGGGCCCTGGGTATCGCCCCGGACGGACGGGGCCTCGATCTCTTTCTCACGGCGGAGGACCGCGCAACGGCCCGCGCCTTCCTCGATGAGAGGGGCATCGCGCCGCGCCGCTTCGTGGCCGTCCACCCCTTCGGCACCAGGGCCAACAGGTGGTGGCCCGAAGAGCGGGTTGTGGAATTCTGTTCGCTCCTGGAGCCGGAGCTCGGCCTCGTTCCGGTCATAATAGGGGGCGAGGCCGAACGGTGCGCGGCGGAAAGGATGGCCGCCCGAAGCGGCGCGCACTGCGCGGCCGGACGGCTTCGGCTGAGGGCCTCGGCGGCGCTTCTCTCCGAGGCCGCGGCCCTCGTGACCACCGACAGCGGCCCCATGCACATGGCCCAGGCCGTGGGCACCCCCACGGTGGCGCTCTTCGGCGCGGCCGGTGCGGAGCGCACGGGTCCCGTAAACCCGGACGACAGGATCGTGCGCCGCGACGAGCTGCCGTGCGTGCCCTGCCACCGCAAGGAATGCCGCATGGAGCGGCTGCTCTGCATGGAGGCCATCGGGGCCCGCGAGGTGATCGACACCCTGACGGCGCGGCTTCGGACCGCCTCCGGCGCCCGTGAAAGGGCCGGCAGGGGCGCGCCGTGAGGATACTCGTGGCATCGAGCGACTTCCCGCTCCGTGACGGAGGAGTGGCCACCGTGGCCTTCGAGGTGGCCCGCGCCCTCGACGCACTGGGCCACGACGTGACCGTCCTCGCGCCGACACAGGAGCACGGCGACGGAGAGTTCGACGCCGCGCTGCCCTTCAGGGTGATAAGGACCCGCAACGTAAAGGACCACTACGCCAAGCTCCTCTACCAGCGCCTCGTCGTGAAGAGGCTCGCGGGCCGTGAACACTTCGACTGGGTGGCGGCCCAGACGTGGTACCCCTTCGGCGCGGCCGCCGCCGGGGTCATGGGGGGTATGGCGAAAAGACCGGTCCTCACGGTGACGGTCCACGGCAACGAGATACTCAACCCCCGCTTCCGCAGCCCCTTCTGGCGCAGGCGGATGAAAAGGACCTTCGAGACCGCCGACGCCATCTTCTGCGTAAGCTCGGCCACGGCCCGAAAGCTCCATGAGGTCACAGATGGGCTCTGCCGCGTGGAGGAGAAGGTCCGCATCGTGGGCAACGGCGTGGATATCGAAACCTTCAAGCCTGCGCCGCCGAAAGAGGAACTCCTGCGCCGCTACGGCCTGGAAGGCAGGCCGGTGCTCCTCACCCTTGCAAGGCTCGTGGAGCGCAAGGGCCAGGACACGGTCATAAGGGCGCTGCCGGCGATCAAAAAGGCCGTTCCCGGCGTCAGGTACCTCATATGCGGCAAGGGCGACTACGAGGGGGAGCTCAAAAAACTCGCCGCCGAGACTGGGGTGGCCGGTGACGTCGTCTTTGCGGGCTTCGTTCCCAACGAGCAGCGTCCCGACCACTACAACCTCTGCGACGTCTACGTCATGGCGAGCCGCGAGATCGAGCGCCGCGGCGACGTCGAGGGCTTCGGCATAACCTATCTCGAGGCCGGCGCCTGCGCAAAGCCGGTCGTGGCCGGCCGCTCGGGCGGCACGGCCGACGCCGTCGTCGACGGCGAGACCGGACTGCTGGCGGACCCCGAGGACCCGGCAGACGTGGCCGACAAGTGCATAAGGCTGCTCGGGGACCGCGCGACCGCCCGGGCCATGGGCGGGAAGGCCAGGGAGACGGCGGCCGGGAGATACCGGTGGGCGGAGATATGTGAAACCATGGCCGCCGCGGCGGCGGAACACGCCGCCGGCCCGAGCAGACCGTGATCTATTCGTCGCTCAAGCGATTCCTCAACGGATGTCAAAAGACAAGATGGAAACCGGCATAGTCCGGCAGTGGCTGGACAGAAGCGGCCATGCCAGGATCATAGGCTTCATCCTCGCAGCCGCCGCCGTCATCAAGCTGCCCCTTCTCGCCCTCAACTGGGGACTGGTCGAAAAGGACGGGATCCATTACGTGGCCATAGCCAAGCGCTTTGCCGCAATGGATATCGTCGGCGCCCTCTCTCTGTCGGCCGAGTCGTACCTTCCCTTCTATCCTCTGCTCATCGCCCTCTTTCACGGACTGGGGGTGAGCTGGGCGACGTCGGCCATCATGGTCTCTTTCGTATGCGGCGTGCTCGCCGTCGTCCCCTTCTACTTTCTTGTAAACAGGCTCTTCGATGTGAAGTTCGCAGCCGTCGCCTCCCTCTTCTTTGCCATGTCGCCGGAGATCAACTTCGTGTCAACGGCCATAGGGAGCGACAGCGCCTTCCTGCTGCTCTTTGTCCTGGCCGTCTGGGTCCTGTGGCTCGCCCACGAAAAGGGCAGCCTCTGGTATCTCGTGGGGTTCGCCGTCGCCGCGCTCCTTGCCGCCTCTACGAGAAACGCGGGCATCGTCCTCTTTCCCCTCTGCCTCTTCTGGGTGTACCGTTCGTACAGGCACGACAGGAAAAAACTCGTAACCTTCATCGCCATAGCCGGGGGACTGGCGGCCGTTACGGTGGCGCTGCTTCAACTGTACAGCTCGTACACCGGACGCCTGCCGCTCAAGGTGCTCAACGTGCTCGACGTGCTGGGCGACCTCTCCTTCGTAAAGGGAGGCGTGGTGGTCGAGGAGCTCAAGCTCGCCGAAGACAAGATATACGGCGGCAGGTATTACGACTTCTTCGAGATGGCCACCCACTACATACATGTCATATACCTCATCGGGACGCTGGAGATGCTCATCAAGGCGTGCGGATACGCCATATCCCCTTTCGTGGCCGCAGGGCTCTTTGCCGGGGAGCGGGCCGGCAAAGGCTGCGAGCGCTCCTACCTGCTCACCATAGCGGTGCTCTTCGTGCTCACCACCTATGTCTTCATGTTGAAGAACTACTTCGCCGAGACCCGCTATCTGCTGCCCGCGGCGCTGGCCCTCCTTCCCTTCGGCGGCCCCGGGTACCAGAGGGTCGAGGAGTACCTGAAAAAGAGGTTCTCTCTGAGCGAAGCCGCCATAGCCTCCATGGTGGCGCTCCTCGTGCTCGGCGCCGCGGTCTACAAAATCAACTCCAAGAGAAAGGACTACTCCACATACGGGAACCAGATCGAGGCGATAAGGTGGGTGAGGGAGAACGTCCAGGCCGCCGCGGCCATAGCCACAAACGCCCCGGCCATCCCCTTCAGCGCCGAAAGGTCCTATGTGAAGGTGGACTGTTCCGACCTCGATGAGTGCATGGAGGAGGCCGCCGGCAAAGGCACCCGCATCGACTACTTCATATACAAGACGCCTGAAGGTGAAAAGCTTGCGGCAACACCGTCCTATGCGGTAAGGAAGGTCTTTCTCCGGGGGCGCTCCGAGATATACGTCCTCGAGGTCGCCGCACAAGGGGCGACCTCGCGGCAGGGAAGCTCCGATCAAGGAAGCTCTGATTAATCATCCTGGGGGAAACGCGGGCCTGTGGCCCTTCTTCAGAAAGTTTCCCCCAGGCGCAGTAAATCAGGGCTCAGGCATTGTGGAAGGCGGCCAATGGAAGGGTTGAATAAGATCCTGCTCGTCAGAAAGGACAACATAGGCGACCTCGTCTGCACCACGCCGGCGCTGCGGGCCCTGCGGCGCCGTTATCCGCGGGCCCGCATCGGCCTTCTCACAAACTCCTACGCGGCCCCGGTGGTGGAGGGCAACCCCGACGTCGACGATCTCTACGTATACACCAAGGAGAAGCACTCCGGCCGCGGCAGGCTCGCAGCGCTCACGGCCAACGCCGCCGTCATGATGCGCATAAGGCGGGCCCGCTACGACGTGGCCCTGGGCTGCGGCTCCTGGTCGCCGAGCCTTGCCCGCTACGTGCTCCTCACGGGCGCGCCGGTGCGCATAGGCTACCGCCGGGGTGGAGGGGGGAGGCTCTGCTACACGACGAGGCTCGCCGAGCCGCAAGAGCCCCTCCACGAAGTCGAAAAGACCTTCCGCCTGCTCGCCCCCCTGGGCATCGAAGGCGAGCCCGGTCCCATGGTCCTCGCTGCCGACGAGGAAGAGCGCCGCCGCTGCGCATCGTTTCTAACGGCCCGCGGCAGGCGAGGGTCGAGGCCGCTTTTCGCCGTATCCATAAGCGCGCGCATCGACCGCAACAGGTGGCCCATAGAGAAGTTCGCCACCCTCATCGAAGAGATCGCCGAAAAGGGGCTTGCCGACGTGATGGTTCTCTGGGCGCCGGGCCGAAGCGACGACCCCCGCTTCCCGGGCGACGACGAGAAGGCGCAGCGGCTGGTCGCCCTCTGCGGCCCGCCGGTCTTCGCCCTCCCCACGCCGACGCTCAAGTCGCTCGCCGCGGCGCTCTCGCTCTCCGACCTCGTCGTAACCCTCGACACGGGCTCGCTCCACATGGCCGCGGCCCTCGGCAAACCGGTTGCGGCGCTCATGACGCGGGCCAAGTCGCTCGCCTGGCGGCCGTGGAAGACCAGGGCCGCCGTTGTCGCCGCCCCGGAGAGCGTGGAGACCATAACCGTCGAAGAGGTCATGGAGGCCGTCACCGGGCTCGCCGAAGAAGCCTTCGAGGGGTCCGCCGTGGAAACCGGGCCGTGAAGATAGGGCTTGTGCGCAGGAGGTATACGCCCTACGGCGGTGCCGAGGTCTTTCTCGACAGGTTCATCGACGGGCTCATCGGCCGGGGCCACTCGGTGGCGCTCTTCGCCTCGCGGTGGGAGGAGCGCGAGGGCGTGGAGTTTCACGGGGTCCCGGAGTGGGGGCCTTCCTTCATGAGGCCCCTGGTCTTCGCCGTCAACGCATCGAGGGCCGCGGCGGCGGCGCGCTGCGACGTGGTGCTGGGCCTTGAGAGGACCTGGTGCCACCATGTCTACAGGGCGGGCGACGGATGCCACCGCGAGTGGCTCGAACGGAGAAAGAGGTTCCTCGGCCCGGCAAGGCGCCTTCTCCTTGCGCTCAACCCGCTACACCGCGTGCTCCTCTACATCGAGAGACGGCTCTTCACGGCCCCCGACCTCAGGCTCGTCGTCGCCAACTCGCAGCGCGTAAGGCGGGAGATCGCGGCGCATTATGGTTTGCCGCCGGAGCGCATCCGTGTTATATATAACGGGATCGCGCCGCCGGAGCCGGGCGCGCACAGGCGCGCGCAGGCCCGAAGGGCCGTGCGCAGCGGGCTCGGCATCGCCGAAGACGACGTGGTCGTCCTCTTCGTGGGCTCCGGCTTCGAGCGCAAGGGCCTAGGCTTTCTCATCGAAGCCCTTGCGCTCCTTTGCGGGGACCGTGAGAACCCGGGAGCGCGGCACGTAAGGCTTGTGGTCGTGGGCAAGGGCGGGACCCGACGCTACCGCCGCCTCGCCCGCCGCCTCGGCGTGGAGGGGCGGATCCGCTTTGCGGGACCGCAGCGCGCAACCCCCGACTACTACCTGGCCGCCGACGTATTCGCCCTCCCGACCATATACGAGCCCTTCAGCAACGCCTGCCTCGAGGCCATGGCGCTGGGGCTCCCGGTCGTGACCACCAGGGCAAACGGTGTCGCCGAGATAATGACCGACGGCGTGGAAGGCGCCATTGTCGACGACCCGGCCGACGCGGCCGCCCTGGCCTCGGCCCTCTCGCGCTTTCTCGACGAAGGCGCAAGGGCCGAGGCCGGACGGCGCGCCGCACATACCGCCTCGGCCTACACCATGGAGCGCACGGTCGACGAATTTCTCAAGGAGCTCGAAAGGGTCGCATGCGCAGATACCTGAGCGTCAGGAAGGGACGCGCCCTCATCGACGGCTTTGCCGGAGCGCGGGTGCT
Coding sequences:
- a CDS encoding glycosyltransferase — translated: MGGTGGVSVVIPVYNEEESIQPLYEELTAVLATLGRPYEIVFVDDGSRDASLERLEEIQRRDGRVVVVSLRRNFGQTAAMAAGFEYARGDIIVTMDADLQNDPRDIPALLEKTDRYDVVSGWRKQRKDRFLTRRLPSIAANRLISKVTGVKLHDYGCTLKAYRSDVVKNIRLYGEMHRFIPAIATWYGATVTEVETNHRPRRFGSSKYGLSRTVRVLLDLLTVKFLQSFSTRPIHAFGPAGLVLASAGTAIGVYLSFLKIFRHEDIGTRPLLLLAILLLILGVQIIVMGLLGEMLARTYHESQNKKIFVVRKVLGRG
- a CDS encoding glycosyltransferase family 9 protein translates to MAKLHHRLIRRVFSALARRDGPAPPFDARRARRLLVVNTTAVGDTLISTPALRALKKGFDGASLTVLASAAAAAVLGANPYVDSIIVHPGRVNLRYLAAVPGLVRRLRRGRFDLVVVLHGNDPDTGPLVYLTGAPWRLGPAQQEFSFLYTMHMGEKGAHVHEVDWRLDSLGALGIAPDGRGLDLFLTAEDRATARAFLDERGIAPRRFVAVHPFGTRANRWWPEERVVEFCSLLEPELGLVPVIIGGEAERCAAERMAARSGAHCAAGRLRLRASAALLSEAAALVTTDSGPMHMAQAVGTPTVALFGAAGAERTGPVNPDDRIVRRDELPCVPCHRKECRMERLLCMEAIGAREVIDTLTARLRTASGARERAGRGAP
- a CDS encoding Trm112 family protein, encoding MEVKEELLKILVCPRCKGEVVLSEGDGGLVCRVCSLVYPVKDGIPVMIEEEARRLGGG
- a CDS encoding flippase-like domain-containing protein; translated protein: MKKALTTLVKVAVSGTIMFFLLRSVDTGKFWEMLRATSPAAIAASALIYTGLQCVTTYRWSVILGKDMTVPYPKLFSIYFIGMFFNNFLPTLVGGDVIKGYYLYKLTGRGGPALASIFMDRYSGFTALMFITFLALFPGYPLIKGTGLALFFALLLGGYVLVSLVLWTDRLHGRAMSVLARIRFYGINEKIDKFYRVLMSYRSERAILAKVFAFSLIVQGGVIIGYYVLARGMGMEVSLAHFFLYIPLTTAASMVPISLAGLGIREGVFVFLFTKAGASVEEALGLSLLWFAIMVAVSLIGGIEYIRLGAVKDVKLEN
- a CDS encoding glycosyltransferase family 1 protein, which produces MAHREVRHPHRRDRRKGACRRDGSLGAGPKRRPPLPGRRREGAAAGRPLRPAGLRPPHADAQVARRGALALRPRRNPRHGLAPHGRGPRQTGCGAHDAGQVARLAAVEDQGRRCRRPGERGDHNRRRGHGGRHRARRRSLRGVRRGNRAVKIGLVRRRYTPYGGAEVFLDRFIDGLIGRGHSVALFASRWEEREGVEFHGVPEWGPSFMRPLVFAVNASRAAAAARCDVVLGLERTWCHHVYRAGDGCHREWLERRKRFLGPARRLLLALNPLHRVLLYIERRLFTAPDLRLVVANSQRVRREIAAHYGLPPERIRVIYNGIAPPEPGAHRRAQARRAVRSGLGIAEDDVVVLFVGSGFERKGLGFLIEALALLCGDRENPGARHVRLVVVGKGGTRRYRRLARRLGVEGRIRFAGPQRATPDYYLAADVFALPTIYEPFSNACLEAMALGLPVVTTRANGVAEIMTDGVEGAIVDDPADAAALASALSRFLDEGARAEAGRRAAHTASAYTMERTVDEFLKELERVACADT
- a CDS encoding glycosyltransferase family 1 protein, which produces MRILVASSDFPLRDGGVATVAFEVARALDALGHDVTVLAPTQEHGDGEFDAALPFRVIRTRNVKDHYAKLLYQRLVVKRLAGREHFDWVAAQTWYPFGAAAAGVMGGMAKRPVLTVTVHGNEILNPRFRSPFWRRRMKRTFETADAIFCVSSATARKLHEVTDGLCRVEEKVRIVGNGVDIETFKPAPPKEELLRRYGLEGRPVLLTLARLVERKGQDTVIRALPAIKKAVPGVRYLICGKGDYEGELKKLAAETGVAGDVVFAGFVPNEQRPDHYNLCDVYVMASREIERRGDVEGFGITYLEAGACAKPVVAGRSGGTADAVVDGETGLLADPEDPADVADKCIRLLGDRATARAMGGKARETAAGRYRWAEICETMAAAAAEHAAGPSRP
- a CDS encoding lipopolysaccharide heptosyltransferase family protein; translation: MEGLNKILLVRKDNIGDLVCTTPALRALRRRYPRARIGLLTNSYAAPVVEGNPDVDDLYVYTKEKHSGRGRLAALTANAAVMMRIRRARYDVALGCGSWSPSLARYVLLTGAPVRIGYRRGGGGRLCYTTRLAEPQEPLHEVEKTFRLLAPLGIEGEPGPMVLAADEEERRRCASFLTARGRRGSRPLFAVSISARIDRNRWPIEKFATLIEEIAEKGLADVMVLWAPGRSDDPRFPGDDEKAQRLVALCGPPVFALPTPTLKSLAAALSLSDLVVTLDTGSLHMAAALGKPVAALMTRAKSLAWRPWKTRAAVVAAPESVETITVEEVMEAVTGLAEEAFEGSAVETGP
- the rfaQ gene encoding putative lipopolysaccharide heptosyltransferase III, encoding MREREGARGEAGGKRRAREEFGGVRAVLVMKFRHIGDVLLTVPTLRALRENFPGARISVLVNAGTEAVLAGNPLIDEVLVYERSVKEKGPVGRLRGELGLLGELRRRRFDMAVDLTGGDRPALLGLLCGARYRLGADPRGGGFAGKRFLYTHLAPYAGAMTHTVLRDLSVVRSFGLSTADLSVSIHPSRADEEAVEGLLKEGGVAPDEPFVHVHPTSRWFFKCWTNKGMADIMDRLQRAGVRAVVTAAPDATELSMVRSIKEQMGTRPVDLSGRLSLRQLAGLSRRAVVFFGVDTAPMHMAAAAGTPVVALFGPSGAFDWGPWDGGKASELAASPGAAFTTPYGSRSGNQGFGPHRVVQKPWECVPCGREGCERSGRSECLEGLTADEVWPVLEERVEAALRRL
- a CDS encoding glycosyltransferase family 2 protein → MEGLSVTIITLNEEEDIGACLDSVAWADEVIVSDSGSTDRTVEICRERGARVWRDRWLGYGAQKNLCQSRASHRWILNVDADERVTPELREEIAAVLRGDRGGFDGYYIPRRNYFGRRWVRRCGWYPDHTLRLYRKDRGAYAEENAPHESVVVEGRAGYLDGALEHYSYSDVSDYIRRLDRYSTAAARDLHGRGRRAGLVDLALRPPLAFLKSYVLRLGFLEGALGLTLARLAAAYTHAKYAKLLEMEKGGL